CTTTGGAAGGATCAGAATGCTTCACACCAGTGCCGTAATTTTTGCGTTCGTCTGTAATTCCTTTTTCTGTGGTGCTTACTATAGCATGCAAAGACTGTTAAAAACAAGAATGTACAGTGACACGCTTTCATGGATTCATTTCTGGTCATGGCAGATTATGATTGTAAGTGTAGTGATCACATTCCTGATGGGAATCAATACGTCTAAAGAATATGCTGAACACGAATGGCCTATAGATATCTTAATTGCATTCTCATGGATCATTTTCGGGATCAATATGTTTGGAACAATTGCCAAGAGAAGAGTTAGACATTTATATGTTGCGATCTGGTTCTACATCGCTACATGGATTGCAGTGGCAATGCTTCATATCTTCAATAACCTTGAAGTTCCGTTATCTTTCACAAGCTGGAAATCTTATTCTGTATATGCAGGTGTAAAAGATGCATTAGTACAATGGTGGTATGGGCACAATGCAGTAGCATTTGTATTAACTACCCCTGTATTAGGTCTTATGTATTACTTTATGCCAAAAGCGGCACAACGACCGGTATTCTCATACAAATTATCCATTATTCACTTCTGGTCGTTGATCTTTGTATATCTTTGGGCCGGGCCTCACCACCTGCAGTATACAGCATTACCGGCATGGGCTCAGGCAGTAGGAACAGGATTCTCTATTATGCTGATCGCTCCATCTTGGGGAGGTATGCTGAATGGTCTTCTTACTTTAAGAGGAGCATGGGACAAAGTAAGAGAAAATCCTATTCTGAAATTCTTTGTGGTAGCTATTACCTGCTATGGGATGGCCACTTTTGAAGGTCCTTTATTGGCTACAAAATCTTTAAATAAAATTGGACACTATACCGACTGGGTTATTGGCCACGTACACTTAGGAGCGCTTGGGTGGAATGGTTTCATGGCATTCGGGGTTATCTATTATCTGGTTCCGATCATGTGGAGAACACCGCTTTGGTCTAAAAAGTTAGCCAACTGGCACTTCTGGCTGGGAACATTAGGAATTATCTTCTATGCTGTTCCGATGTATATCTCAGGATTCACGCAGGGACTGATGTGGAAACAATTCAACCCGGACGGAACTTTATTATGGAAAAACTGGCTGGATACTGTAACAGCAATCATTCCTTACTTTAAAATGAGATTCGCAGGAGGTATTCTTTATCTGTCAGGAGCAGTCTTAATGGTGATCAACGTCATCAAAACAGTAAAAGCAGGCTCATTCCAGAAAGAAGTTCCAGCAGAAGCCCCTGCACTGGCGAATATCGGCAGTACAAGAAAAGAAGGTGAAGGTGCTCACTTATGGCTGGAAAGAACACCTACCCTGCTTTCAATATTAGCTTTCATTACGATAGCAATAGGCGGACTGGTGGAAAT
This genomic window from Chryseobacterium sp. MEBOG06 contains:
- the ccoN gene encoding cytochrome-c oxidase, cbb3-type subunit I, translating into METQKFNYDNNIVRAFLYATIAFGLVGFLLGLTAALMLFYPELPEFLFGTDDTTIKSLASGNIQGLINTQGAMGFGRIRMLHTSAVIFAFVCNSFFCGAYYSMQRLLKTRMYSDTLSWIHFWSWQIMIVSVVITFLMGINTSKEYAEHEWPIDILIAFSWIIFGINMFGTIAKRRVRHLYVAIWFYIATWIAVAMLHIFNNLEVPLSFTSWKSYSVYAGVKDALVQWWYGHNAVAFVLTTPVLGLMYYFMPKAAQRPVFSYKLSIIHFWSLIFVYLWAGPHHLQYTALPAWAQAVGTGFSIMLIAPSWGGMLNGLLTLRGAWDKVRENPILKFFVVAITCYGMATFEGPLLATKSLNKIGHYTDWVIGHVHLGALGWNGFMAFGVIYYLVPIMWRTPLWSKKLANWHFWLGTLGIIFYAVPMYISGFTQGLMWKQFNPDGTLLWKNWLDTVTAIIPYFKMRFAGGILYLSGAVLMVINVIKTVKAGSFQKEVPAEAPALANIGSTRKEGEGAHLWLERTPTLLSILAFITIAIGGLVEIVPTLSLKQSVPTITAVKPYTPLELEGRDLYIREGCNSCHSQMIRPFRDEVVRFEGKNGQYSKAGEFIYDRPFLWGSKRTGPDLHREGGRNPDSWHFKHMYNPRITSAGSIMPRFPWLITNKLDRAQMVDKMKLMKNAFDVPYTKAQIDSANLWANNQSKAIVQRIYSEAADVKDQMVKEKSAKGASYIPLEQREIVAMIAYLQRLGTDIKTTQIQTASVE